The sequence below is a genomic window from Echeneis naucrates chromosome 13, fEcheNa1.1, whole genome shotgun sequence.
CTGTTGGTGAAGCTGTTCTTCCACTTGCTGCCTCTATTGCCAtggttacacacaaacacacaccactccAGAGCAGACACCAGCCAACCCCACTTCATCACAGCACACAACatcagtcagtcacacacaagCTGACAATCTGTTTACTGACAACACCAAAGATGGAGgagtgtgtctgcgtgtgcgcCACCTCATACAGCTGGCTCCACAACATGCCTCTTCCCAGATTGTCCACTACAACATCCATCCAGGCTCCAAACCTGGAGGTCTGGTCCAGCTTCCGGGCCAACCAGCCATCCACTCCTTTGGAAACACATAATGACGTCAAGGACTATAATTGTGACGTGTCAACGTCATAAGCTGACGTCACTTTACCATCCAGAGCCACAGAGGCCGCGTACAGCGGCACGAAGACGGCGGGAGTCCGGAAGGTGCTCCAGGCCGCCAACACCAGAGCGACCCGGAAGAACCCTGAGGGGGCAAATACAGCTGAGCTGTGACACACACGTGACGTACAAAACCACATAACTCTCTACTTTATTCTCACCGACAATATTCGGCCAGTACAGAAAAACGtcaaatttcatttcagctcagtgactcagtgacGATCCGGAAAAAAGTTCCTGTCCGATCAAAGTCCTCTTTTTGAGGATTTAGTGTGACGTCACGCGGGCGTGTCTTGATTTCGTCACACCCCCGGGTGACGTTTAAAAATGAAACGTCTCGCCAGACTCCAGAAACCAGTCACGGCTCCGTAGAGTTAATCAAACAGCTTTTAAAAGCGGAAGCTATAAACACggtaaacagcagcagaatgttGTTCCTGTGTGTCGATGAGATAATAAAGTTTTGAAATTTAAcgaaattaaattaaactccCTTTCTCAGACCGTTATGAGTCAGCGGAAGCGCCACAAGATGGCGCCGCTCCGCCTTCTCCCCAACCGCCACTCCGACACGCGCAGCTCGACGTGCCCGCGCACATCGAGTCCAGGCGGTGTTTTGTGTAATTCTAAAAACTCATTAAAAGTCTTAATGAGTCTTAATGAGCCGGAGTCGAGACTGACGGTTCCCGTCGGTGCTGTCCGTCTGCTGTGACGGGCCGATCAACTGACCTGTGGAGCCGGATCATGTGACAGAATGGAGGCGTCGCTGAAAACATTCACCCGTTCACCGCAGACACAACACCAGGAACCTGCTGCTCCGTAAATGGATTCGGCCGGACCGCTCCGGCTCCGCTCCCCACACCGCCTTCACTTCCTCAGGACAATGAAATGAGGGGAACATGGGGGCCAAAGAGTCGAGGATCGGATTCCTGTCGTACGACGAGGCCGTGAAGAGAGGTAAGCCGACGGCCAGTCGCTAACCCCGCCGCTAGCTTAGCCGGATGTCTGCTACAGGCTAGCCCGGTCCGCAGGGGCAGGACGGCCGGACTGCACGCTGCGGTCTGGGGCTTTAAGTGTCCCCGGTGACCGAGGAGCCGGGACGGctgtcaaaacaacaacacacggCCTCTGCCGCTCCGCTGGGGTCCTTTACTGAGTTCGGCCCAGAAACTCTTCAATAAACTGCCTGGATTTTAATTAGCTGTTCAGGTTAATGTTGAGCTAAGCTTGCAATTCAGACCGTCGCCCCCGAAATAGACTCAGTTTGGCTGCGTTGCGAAGCGTTTCCTTATCTTTGAACCTGAAATTAAATGGAGATAAAGGTCGATATGTGGATTAATCCCGGCCCGAAGGGAAGTTTTCTTCATTAAGAAATCGAAACAGGACTGACAAGTATTTTCTGAAGCGTGTGTGTTTACTCATCAGGAATGACACCGTAAATTAGCAGATTTTTAAACGGAGTATGGTGTGACGTTTTCTATATATCTGTCAAAGCAGACGGGGGGGGGCTGTCATTTGTCACAGCTGTTGTTCAAATGGCCTGCAGtgtgttaaatttgtgttgtgtttgtctgacagCTCGGTGCTGCCGTTAGCTCGTTTCACCGCAGCTAGCTTCCTGACAACTAGCTGGTTCCTCCGGAGGGGAAAGCCTTGTTcgttttctctgtttgtctctttctgctcGTTTCGGCTCAAGctaatgtcagtgtgtgtgtgtgtgtgtgtgtgtgtgtgtgtgtgtgtgtgtgtgtgtgtgtggtttgccCGTTTGTGCACTCTAACATGGTGTTGTGAACGGTGTTTGCATGTCTGCCTCCTCAGCGgcctctgagctgcagctccagactCTTGTTGCTCTCCAGGCTGAAGGAGGGAAAGCTGATGTTTATGCACTTATGCAAGCTGTGGGTGAGCCTTTATCAGGAAGCACATACACATCTTATCCCTAATGGCCTTCTTGTTGCACTTTACTCCCCGGGCTGGCAGCAGCTGACCTCTGTCAGTCCGGCTGTTACACATTGATCCAGGACGCTGTCCCCTCTGTGGCTCCACTCATTCACATCGGCTGAACcatgatggtggtggtgtcaCACAGACAGCAGGTCCATGCATGGCTAACTATGACCTGCTGTGTGCGTATTCTCACCTTCAGGCCCATTTTCAGGGTGGTGGccttttttttcaaacattccTCAGTCTAATTGCCGTTCCCACACTCATGATCACGTGTAACCACTTAAACTCAGGGTGGTGGAATTATTCAGccatccagtcttatctgacCCGTCACATGGCAGTACTCCTAATTGCCACAGTGGCCAGACTGTAGCCATTACTGGGTCAGTTTTCAGGGAGTCTCGCCCCATTAGGATGATGGTCAGAAAGCATCCTACTGGAAGAGCTTTGACGTGTTCCTGTCGTTAGCTGAGATCCTCTCAGCATCGAGTTATGAGATTGAGTGTATCTTATCTGTTCACTTTTACGGTTTCTGTCTATAAGTACTGGAACACAGTGAAACTACAGTgaaatttgcattattttttttctcaaaggtTCCTCAAGTGACAAATGCTGCTAATGCTCAGATATTAGCCTCAACAAGTCttagattaatgttttctgATATATTCTAATAAACCTGGATCTGTGCTAGATAGGTTTGTGCAgtataaaagtgatgaaatcAGTTACAATAAAGATTTTATTGTGATGgataagaaatgaaaaagtttcCATGTTGATCAGCGATTCAACTGTTGTTGCTGGTGTTTGAACACTATACATTCTTTAGCCTGGGCCAATAAATACTCACATAAAACTGAGAGCAGAATGAAGATGACACATTTCTAATGTTGTGAAATTATCCAGAATGTGAAGTTTGATTCTGTATTGAGTAACTTTGAGGTTAATGTTCACAGTCGTCTCCTTCTTAAATGGTAATTCACAGAGATGTGATTGTCCCTGCAGCAGATAATACCTAATGATAATGTTCAATTACCAAAACCTGTCTGACCTTGCCAGAAGTGTTCCTGCTTCGTTTTGTAACAGCCTTCCACAGATGCACACTCACAGAAACAGTGGTGACGAAATAAATAAGTTGATCCATCTGTTAATATTTCAGAAGTACTCTGTAATTCAGATGTAGACTGATTGTGGTGTTGTTTTACTACAGTGTAGGGATACACACAAACGTGTTCACAGCATTGTGATCAAGTTTGAGCCTTCCAGTCTGTAATTTGTCTCTTGGCTGTCTCTTTGAAACaagtagaaaccatatttggaggagaaggtggagctgaggaggactgggggacattttcccatagacttcaatacaatcttcCTTCGatttacagccagtggagttgCTCCCTGATTGTCATTAAATAGAATGGAGGTGTAAGActcttcagctttggcttcactttacagacctagagtccagatccaggtctATGGACATTCTGTGGTTGGAATGAATCAGCTGACCTCTGTTTTTCCCAGAAAGCCTCTGGAGGAGCGCTCCAGGGCATCAGACCCTTTGTGGTCCACCACTTTGTAGTGTAATCATGCAGCTCCCGTGGTCAGTGCTCTGACAGTCACCTGAAGCTGCCTGTCCTCCTGTTTGTTTAATGGTGGATGTCAGCAGCCTCATCAGCCTGCTGATGGACCGCTGATTTGCATTCTGGCTCTGTGTCCTGGATTTGGATGTAGAtttgactgctgctgccacagaggCACCCAGAGTGGTGTTTGCTATGGAAACATGGGCAGGTTATTGTTGAGATTGTTACACGGCAGCGTATCACTGTGGTGCATTTTCAGTTTGGCTGCAGATAGAGAGATTATCTGGATGGAGTTAAACACTGTGTGTGACCTGCAGGGTGTGTATGTGACTTGAGTTATTCAAAAcctcaaataaaaatatcagaGCTTTTTTGAGACTGCTGGAATatctttttctttgacaaagGACTCTATTGGTAAGTCATCAATGCTGGTAGAGTCACAAtaaggattttctttttttacatttctttgtattttatgtttaaaactCTCCCAGAATCATCTGATTTTCTGATtagttcagactctgttctctggaatcagGGAGAGAAGCTCAGAACACAAGGActaactaaaacacacactgaatgtttttttttttattattattatcattattattattatttattttccaaataaaactgtgtaaagcagaataaccaaagaaaagttcctctgaTGTGTTTGGGTCATTCTACAGCTGagctgaagtttctatctttatctgatcaggagttctcATTCTTGGGAgtagtaatgataataaataagctccaaatatctgattgtctttattctgctGATCCAGGACTGATTGGCTGTGGCATCACCCACCTGAGCCGAATGACAGTTTCACTATATATCATGACAATCGGTAAAATATTACATGAACtctaaaacaaactgaaatcacaaaactaatttatttttatttattcttttggtgaaaacaataaaaactgatttagCTAAAGTAATTGCACACCATAAGATCCTCCTGGATCAATAATTGGTCAATATTATACTCTTTCCTACTCaatacgttttgttttttttttctctggtttcTGAGCTGACAGAAACTCAGCTGTATTA
It includes:
- the LOC115052904 gene encoding uncharacterized protein LOC115052904 isoform X1, translating into MWFCTSRVCHSSAVFAPSGFFRVALVLAAWSTFRTPAVFVPLYAASVALDGVDGWLARKLDQTSRFGAWMDVVVDNLGRGMLWSQLYEWGWLVSALEWCVFVCNHGNRGSKWKNSFTNSPPIIQAIMANGFRTLLGLWVVSGLHCLPLWLYGLRWGLLSGWLCLPLWVQTGGTALLAGGRLLALTAEMWCIWTHIDYLTEDRDD
- the LOC115052904 gene encoding uncharacterized protein LOC115052904 isoform X2, whose product is MKFDVFLYWPNIVGFFRVALVLAAWSTFRTPAVFVPLYAASVALDGVDGWLARKLDQTSRFGAWMDVVVDNLGRGMLWSQLYEWGWLVSALEWCVFVCNHGNRGSKWKNSFTNSPPIIQAIMANGFRTLLGLWVVSGLHCLPLWLYGLRWGLLSGWLCLPLWVQTGGTALLAGGRLLALTAEMWCIWTHIDYLTEDRDD